One region of Nitrospinota bacterium genomic DNA includes:
- a CDS encoding Fis family transcriptional regulator: MSFDEALRTDLNKYLKKIKNIENGGKLYSMVINLVEKSLLEITMAETKGNQSEAAHVLGLNRNTLRRKIDEHKVKIKK; the protein is encoded by the coding sequence ATGTCCTTTGACGAGGCCTTGAGGACTGACCTGAACAAGTACCTGAAAAAAATAAAGAATATAGAAAACGGCGGAAAGCTGTATTCCATGGTGATCAACCTGGTGGAAAAGTCGCTCCTCGAAATCACAATGGCCGAGACGAAGGGCAACCAGAGCGAGGCGGCCCACGTTCTGGGGCTAAACAGAAACACCCTGCGCCGCAAGATAGACGAGCACAAGGTCAAAATAAAAAAATAG
- a CDS encoding universal stress protein, translated as MEQEIGTQEVSILPPEEMMGKVGAMEKEHHDRIREYVKWFADSGVPHKVMVESGDPAETIARIANDINADLIVMGHHHKSSIFDIFSTDVAARTIKSAPCDVTLVAAKRKL; from the coding sequence ATGGAACAGGAGATCGGGACACAGGAAGTGAGCATCCTGCCGCCGGAGGAGATGATGGGGAAGGTGGGGGCCATGGAGAAAGAGCATCACGACAGGATCAGGGAGTACGTAAAATGGTTCGCCGACTCCGGTGTGCCTCATAAAGTGATGGTGGAAAGCGGCGATCCGGCGGAGACCATAGCGCGGATCGCAAACGATATAAACGCCGACCTTATCGTGATGGGGCATCACCACAAAAGCTCCATATTCGATATATTTTCCACCGACGTGGCGGCGCGGACCATCAAGAGCGCCCCTTGCGACGTTACGCTGGTGGCGGCGAAGAGGAAGTTGTAG